The following coding sequences lie in one Eubacterium ventriosum genomic window:
- a CDS encoding DUF1858 domain-containing protein, with protein MAVNITKEMTMGELLSIDRGVAVVLMNAGMHCIGCPSSIGESLEEACMVHGIEVDELLKNINEYFANK; from the coding sequence ATGGCAGTTAATATTACTAAGGAAATGACAATGGGCGAATTGCTTAGCATCGACAGAGGTGTTGCAGTTGTATTAATGAATGCAGGAATGCACTGTATCGGATGTCCTTCATCTATCGGTGAATCACTTGAAGAAGCATGTATGGTTCACGGAATTGAAGTAGATGAATTATTAAAGAACATCAATGAATATTTTGCTAACAAATAA